From the genome of Hathewaya histolytica, one region includes:
- a CDS encoding AgrD family cyclic lactone autoinducer peptide, giving the protein MKLKIKNKQASLLNILGAFLIFFSMSSNGKSCFVFFGEPEPPRCLLDK; this is encoded by the coding sequence ATGAAATTAAAAATCAAAAATAAACAAGCTTCATTATTAAATATTTTAGGAGCATTTCTAATTTTCTTTTCTATGTCCTCAAATGGTAAATCATGCTTTGTTTTTTTTGGTGAACCTGAACCCCCTAGATGTCTTTTGGACAAATAA
- a CDS encoding accessory gene regulator B family protein, protein MIDILADKISLFIKDNTKFKSEDDVAKMKYSLQIIFGESFKLTVLLILFLIIGNLKYLLFSMGILFTTRPLIGGYHFKTVMGCLISSIIFFLITCIIGPIIPKLNILAYYIISIIIILIVFLKSPFPNRVRPIKNKKRKQTFKKKAIFFSTLWIIILLTIKDKNYLNCGFLNLSMQVCQIFFIKEM, encoded by the coding sequence GTGATAGATATTCTAGCGGATAAAATAAGTTTATTTATAAAAGATAACACAAAATTTAAATCAGAAGACGATGTTGCAAAAATGAAATATTCGCTTCAGATTATATTTGGTGAATCTTTTAAACTTACCGTATTACTAATCCTATTCCTGATAATAGGAAACTTAAAATACCTATTATTTTCAATGGGTATATTATTTACAACAAGGCCTCTCATTGGAGGATATCACTTTAAAACGGTTATGGGTTGTCTTATAAGTTCTATAATATTCTTTTTAATTACTTGTATTATAGGGCCTATAATTCCTAAACTAAATATATTAGCTTACTACATAATAAGTATAATTATTATTCTAATAGTTTTTTTAAAATCACCATTCCCAAATAGAGTGAGACCAATTAAAAATAAAAAAAGAAAACAGACTTTTAAGAAAAAAGCTATCTTCTTTAGTACACTATGGATTATTATTTTATTAACTATAAAAGATAAGAATTATTTGAATTGTGGATTCCTAAACCTTTCAATGCAAGTATGCCAAATATTCTTCATTAAGGAGATGTAA
- a CDS encoding YcxB family protein yields MGEDKINMKVNVSIEDKNTYMEYFSEKSKMSRGLDKNIILRGVKVSAIIILYLIILPFVVYKDLLFINMVEQIIKIIIPIIATIYLLYFIGFKNKQYNIIYLLKEGQFNIYGIDMGPYDINNSIDEYNIGLDCQGITVETKFFKAEVDWGSLDEIVLFKNYLYLFETNKRIFSIIPLSEDNKEALLGFISRYSNKKLKKVK; encoded by the coding sequence ATGGGGGAAGATAAAATTAATATGAAAGTTAATGTGAGCATTGAGGATAAGAATACGTATATGGAATATTTCTCGGAAAAATCTAAGATGTCAAGGGGATTAGACAAAAATATTATTTTAAGAGGGGTAAAAGTATCAGCTATAATTATATTATATTTAATTATTTTACCATTTGTTGTATATAAAGATTTATTATTTATAAATATGGTAGAACAAATAATAAAAATTATCATTCCTATAATTGCAACAATATACTTATTGTATTTTATAGGATTTAAAAATAAACAATATAATATTATATACTTATTAAAAGAAGGACAATTTAATATATATGGTATAGATATGGGACCATATGATATTAATAATAGTATTGATGAGTATAATATTGGTTTGGATTGTCAGGGGATAACAGTGGAGACTAAATTTTTTAAAGCAGAAGTTGACTGGGGAAGTCTTGATGAAATTGTTTTATTTAAAAATTATCTATACCTTTTTGAAACAAATAAAAGGATATTTTCTATAATACCCTTGAGTGAAGATAATAAGGAAGCTTTATTGGGTTTTATATCGAGATATTCAAATAAGAAGTTAAAGAAGGTGAAATGA
- a CDS encoding YcxB family protein: protein MNFNFTISREDLNNYIIDTVERTNVLMYIGEIIEVGMLCAIAAFLGKRYFPNQVKEYSIYMVYIVTVSMLIIPIEFLLRKRKYKENFKEEVNKNGLNYFVDNEFTVSIEEDGLHVKDNIKQITYYWDMIEGYHESGNYIYIVDRLGNIIIIIPVNKISIEKSKVIDELEKYTQKSGKLNKKFGILKNALN, encoded by the coding sequence ATGAATTTTAATTTTACAATTAGCAGGGAAGATTTAAATAATTATATAATTGATACAGTTGAAAGAACTAATGTATTGATGTATATAGGTGAGATTATAGAGGTTGGAATGCTTTGTGCTATTGCTGCGTTTTTGGGAAAAAGATATTTTCCTAACCAAGTTAAAGAGTATAGTATATATATGGTGTATATAGTGACTGTAAGTATGTTAATTATACCAATTGAATTTTTATTACGAAAAAGAAAGTATAAAGAGAATTTTAAAGAAGAAGTTAATAAAAATGGCTTGAATTATTTTGTAGATAATGAATTTACTGTAAGTATTGAAGAAGATGGCCTACATGTTAAAGATAATATAAAACAGATCACATATTATTGGGATATGATAGAAGGTTATCATGAATCAGGGAACTACATATATATAGTGGATAGGTTAGGAAATATTATTATTATTATTCCAGTGAATAAAATTAGTATTGAAAAATCAAAAGTAATAGATGAGTTAGAAAAGTATACACAAAAAAGTGGTAAGTTAAACAAAAAGTTTGGGATTTTAAAAAATGCCTTAAATTGA